In Setaria viridis chromosome 5, Setaria_viridis_v4.0, whole genome shotgun sequence, the genomic stretch TTGCAGGAGGACTTTGAGTTCGGAGTGTACGATGGACACCACACCTATCACGAAGGCCAAGGTCTTGTCCTAAAAACTTCACTGTCATTGTATCCTTGTTGTACTGATATCCTTGCAAGAAGGAGCACTGATTGTTATGCTATGTGATGTGGTGTAACAAATCCTGCAAACAATTGCGATGACGATGCCCTATCTGAAGACAAGAAGGGATTTTGGGAGGATGTCTCCGAATGGTACCAAGAAGCTGAGCCTCCTCAGGGCTTTCAAGGTACTCTTTAGCTCCTCGGATATCTTTCTGCTTTCAGTGGCAGTGAAAAAAAACCCTTTCCTCATCAGCATATCAATGGCAATTTCttgctgtgcagcactcatctCCTGGGCATTTCCTCCTGCAATCATCCTTGGCATGGCTTTCAATGTACCGGTATGGACTGAATATTTACATCAGGCTCTGTTTCAAACATATTGGATTCTTTTTTCTGATCTTCTATGAGGATTGAACTGGACTAGTGCGAAATTCCCGCGCTCCAAACGTTCGCCCAAGCCTTTCACCCTACGTTCATGTAACTCTCTACTGACTGGAGATGTGCCTGCTTGTACCACCACCAGGGCGAGTACCTCTACATCGGGGCAGCTCTCTGGATCGTCGTGTTCTGCATCATCGAGATGCAAAAGCCGGACAAGCCGCACAACTTCGAGCCGGAGATCTACATGATGGAGAGGTCGGCTCGTGACAAGCTCATCGCCGATTACAACTCCATGGACATCTGGGACTTCAACGAGAAGTATGGCGAGCTCTGGGACTTCACCGTCAACACCAGCAGGGAAGACATCGTCAAATCAAGCTAGATGGTTACCTACTGCACAAGCCTTTCCGTGCAAAACAAATCAAGTATAGCATAGCTGCTAGGAAAAAGCTCTTGAATGAAAGGAATAACAATGTGTGTATCTTCATGCCTGAGGTTCTCAGCCCTGTAAAAACTGAGAGCCTGAAAATCTGCTTTATCCTCACATAATGGATGTATGTCGGGCGTCTCACAAAAGAAGTTCTGCAGAATAGCGAGCACGCTGTTGCTTCAACTTTCTGCGTGGTTTCTTCATGTTTTCTCTTATGTTTTGAGAAAACACATGCAGGACTGATTCACCGAAGTAACTGAACATTTAGAACTGCCTGTTTGCCACCACCCACCCAATCTTATTATTATTCAACAAAAAGAAATGTCATTCTTCCTTAAAACCTTTGCAGgagaaaaaaagggaagaacGAAAAAGAAACCACCagggtaagaaaaaaaaaaggtaagcCTTGCAGCTGTTCCTTTTTTGTACACTTGAGATGCAGCTGACTCGCTATGAAGACAAGGGAAATCTTTTGGAAGAGAACAAGGCTAATCTACTGCCCTGGTGAGAGAACTAGCTTGCTACAAGATGCTAGGCATTCCGTTCCTTCACCTTGATGTTCTGAAGAGCTGACTGCCTAGAGTCACAGTTGGGGTGCGTCCTGTCATGACTGTCGTCAAGCTGATCTCCTGCTCCCGAATCCGGTGTATTTCAGCCTCCACCAGGCTCATCGACGGACGCTGCTCACTCATTGGGTTCACGCACCACGATGCCAAGCGCAGCAATTCTTTCATGCTTTCTGAGGTGAAACTACTGGTCATTCTGTTGTCTGCAATTGCAGAGATATCACTTGATTCCTGGAAGTTCTGCACCTGCATATCGAGGTACAAAGTGAGCAGGCCTATACTTCAGTGCAGATATGATGATTAAGAGGAGTAAATGATGCCACTATAGTAGGGAGAAATTGGTGAGCAGTGTTGGAATATACCCATTGAATGATGTTTTGATCAGACACGGCTCTCCGTCCGCTCACCAACTCCACAAGGAACACACCAAAACTGTAAACATCGCTTTGTATGGAAAAGTTCAAGTTCATGGATTCCCTCATTCTGATCATGCAACAGGAAGTTCCATCAAACTCAAGTGATGAATTGTACACTGGACACAACACACTGAAAGCAGATGATTTTATCGTATCCATCTGATGTAATCAACGAATGCAAGAAGTACAACAAATATGTGTGCCTGTTGTTACCGAGGATCAACAAATGGATCATTAGGTGTTCTGGAAGATAGTCCTGTAACACCGAGTCGATCAAGCAAGCCTGGAATCCCAGTATCCGCAACTTTTGGTATGAAATCCTCATCCACAAGTACATTAGAAGTTTTGAAGTTCATGTGGATCGCAGGGGGCGTCAGCGAATGCAGGTGGCTCAGGCCTGAGTAACAAGAAAAGATCGCCATGTTAAGATTGTTGATGTAGTTTCCATAAGATCATTGTTACAGCAGAATGAGTTTTAGTCGATACGAAGTTATGAGCCTCTAAATCATATTTCTGACAATAAGGGAAAGTGTAGAGTTGGTTTATATGTATAGGCTTACCTTTAGCAGCTCCATGAGCTATAGAAAGTCTGTGCTTGAATTCTAGCCTTACACCTGGAGCGTGGCTGTAACCTACAAAAGGACAGCAGAAGAATTACCAACCTACGACACCGCTCTTTGTACATTAGAGTAATATAATAGAAAACACGATGAAATCACCATGCAAATGTGTTGAGACACTGCCATTGGGGATATACTCATAAACAAGCATCTGCACAACATTCTCCTGGCAGTACCCCaaaagttttacaaggttccGATGCTGGAGAGATGATAGGTAATTAACCTGAGAAGAAAACAGCACGGATGCTTGAGCTTGGAACAATCTAAGAAGGGTGTGGAGCAAGCTGTGCTATATTTTAAATCATATTAGAAAATAGTGGGTTTAGTCCTTTGCTAGAAAACAGGATCATTCCTTCAAGAGGGAAAAAATAGAGCTAAAACACAGCACATTCCATAAATTCAGGACCAGAAATTGCTCAAGAGAACGTATGGATAAGTAAAATTATGTTACCTCTTGAACGAATTCCTGGCTAGGAGGAGCATGCCGTCTTTTAACAGCTACAATCGTGCCATCCTGGAGCAAACCCTTGTATACCTCTCCAAACATTCCCTGTCCAATAAGATTTGCATTGCTGAAATTCCTTGTAGCCAAATTTAGTTCCTCCAAAGTCAGACATCTTGCTCCCTGCAACTCTGAAAGATGGAAGGCAAAGCTATTACTtatcaaaatagaaaaaatatagaTCTTTAGATGAACAAGTTTTATAGTCTTATGAAAAGTAACTTAAGCAGTACCTGGTAGAGCTTGACCTGATGAACCACTTTCTGAAGAGTCTGAAGTTCTTCTGCGATACCGCAGGCAAAGTACAATTACAACTGTGACAATACATAGTAGTGTCAAGCCTCCTACAGCACCTCCTAGAGCTGCTGCAAGAAGTCCTGACATCTATTACTGGATATCCTCCCAGAATAGGGCAATAATCTTTGTAGCCGCAGTGATGAAGTCTGCAGATCGGAAACCTAAAGAGTAGTACATTAAATTTGGCTGAGTTTATATTTGAATCCATAAGGAAGAACATGGATGTACAGATTGCTGGTTGTGACGACCAGTGAGCTACAGAATAATTCAGATAGTGAATAGATATACGCAAACATGTATGCATGGATTGGTTGAACAATAGATAAAGTTAAACCACTAATATAATATTGACACTGAAACCATGGATAAAGTTAAATCGGCAAGTGCATAATTTTTTTGTCAACTTTAGTTTTGTCTCAGTATGAAATGTCTGTCTCTCAGATTTGTCGCTGTGCAGTGGCAAAATTAGGGATTTTGATCATGATACAAGTGAACTACTAGTAACGTATAAATCTAGCAATAAAGACTATTATATTATCAAATGGAAAAATAAGGAATTGTCAGATATTCAAAATTACGCATATGTGGTGATGTGCCGTGGCAGAATCAGGAAAGCACATTTTGATCATAACATTAGCATCATGGATGAAGCTACTAGTAACACATAATCTGGCAAAAAAGACAACTATATTATCAAATGGAAAAGCAGGGAGTTGTTGGATATCTGAAATTGGACATTATGTGGCAATGTGCAGTGGCAAAATTCGGAAAGCGCAGTTTGATCATGACATCAGCGGTATGGACGA encodes the following:
- the LOC117856781 gene encoding photosynthetic NDH subunit of subcomplex B 5, chloroplastic, with product MSSSNVVSGISASPSAAAGARHRHGAVKQLRIKVAQPQQQRLHGRRRQSGGRGGAVVARAGPGALSEIEPDLNEDPIDRWATPGISPEDFEFGVYDGHHTYHEGQDKKGFWEDVSEWYQEAEPPQGFQALISWAFPPAIILGMAFNVPGEYLYIGAALWIVVFCIIEMQKPDKPHNFEPEIYMMERSARDKLIADYNSMDIWDFNEKYGELWDFTVNTSREDIVKSS
- the LOC117856780 gene encoding serine/threonine-protein kinase-like protein ACR4, translating into MSGLLAAALGGAVGGLTLLCIVTVVIVLCLRYRRRTSDSSESGSSGQALPELQGARCLTLEELNLATRNFSNANLIGQGMFGEVYKGLLQDGTIVAVKRRHAPPSQEFVQEVNYLSSLQHRNLVKLLGYCQENVVQMLVYEYIPNGSVSTHLHGYSHAPGVRLEFKHRLSIAHGAAKGLSHLHSLTPPAIHMNFKTSNVLVDEDFIPKVADTGIPGLLDRLGVTGLSSRTPNDPFVDPRMRESMNLNFSIQSDVYSFGVFLVELVSGRRAVSDQNIIQWVQNFQESSDISAIADNRMTSSFTSESMKELLRLASWCVNPMSEQRPSMSLVEAEIHRIREQEISLTTVMTGRTPTVTLGSQLFRTSR